In Streptomyces violaceusniger Tu 4113, one DNA window encodes the following:
- a CDS encoding helix-turn-helix domain-containing protein yields the protein MNDRTANLLGDYLRARREVLRPADVGLPETARRRVPGLRREEVATLSGISVDYYLGLEQGRDRRPSAEILRALAQALQLDESATTHLFALAHSVPGSRGRAQRHRVSPTLARLIDSWPVTPAFVQTQTFLVLAANPLAQALSPAHTPGTNLLRTVFLDPDTFPVEPDPRPDFVACLRGLAGAEVDDPDLAALVAELSTRSESFRRLWARHDVRGRTNGRATIAHPRVGTLTLDLERFLVPSAPAQQLVVYSAEPDSPSYEALHLLAESAD from the coding sequence ATGAACGACCGCACCGCGAATCTGCTGGGCGATTATCTGCGGGCTCGCCGCGAGGTACTGCGCCCTGCGGATGTCGGCCTTCCCGAGACCGCACGTCGGCGCGTGCCCGGCCTGCGCCGCGAGGAAGTCGCGACGCTCTCCGGTATCAGTGTGGACTACTACCTCGGTCTGGAGCAGGGACGTGACCGGCGGCCGTCCGCGGAGATCCTCCGGGCGCTCGCTCAGGCTTTACAGCTCGACGAGTCGGCGACCACGCACTTGTTCGCGCTCGCCCATTCTGTCCCGGGTTCGCGCGGGCGCGCTCAGCGTCACCGGGTTTCTCCCACCTTGGCTCGGCTGATCGACTCCTGGCCGGTGACGCCCGCGTTCGTGCAGACCCAGACGTTCCTGGTGCTGGCGGCGAATCCGCTGGCCCAGGCCCTCTCGCCCGCGCACACACCGGGAACCAACCTCCTGCGGACCGTGTTCTTGGACCCGGACACCTTCCCGGTCGAACCGGATCCGCGTCCGGACTTCGTGGCCTGCCTGCGCGGGCTGGCCGGCGCGGAGGTCGACGATCCGGACCTGGCGGCGCTGGTAGCCGAATTGTCCACGCGCAGCGAGAGCTTCCGACGTCTTTGGGCCAGACACGATGTCCGGGGCCGCACCAATGGCAGGGCTACGATCGCTCATCCGCGGGTCGGTACCCTCACGCTCGATCTCGAACGGTTTCTCGTGCCCTCCGCGCCGGCCCAGCAACTGGTCGTCTATTCCGCGGAGCCGGACAGCCCGTCATATGAGGCACTGCATCTGCTCGCGGAATCGGCCGACTGA
- a CDS encoding SDR family NAD(P)-dependent oxidoreductase gives MATETLDGLTAVVTGASSGVGAAAARQLAARGASVVVVGRAVTRTRAVADEVGGTALPADFARFSEVRELAQHLISRIPRIDILVNNAGIVAPKRQTTPDGHELTVQVNFLSPFLLTSLLREKLLRAPSALVINTGSNLYRFGKLDPDDLDQNRRRYAQMRSYNASKLASVLHAAEFNRRAPDTMTAVAFHPGTVRSGLDRNSALITAAKASRIGRRLTRSPEEGAEPIIRIATTDRGELRNVFYNRLEPEPLRAPAADPDLAARLWQRAHELTHASA, from the coding sequence ATGGCAACAGAAACACTGGACGGCCTGACCGCCGTCGTCACCGGCGCCAGTTCCGGCGTCGGCGCGGCCGCGGCACGGCAGTTGGCCGCGAGGGGTGCGTCAGTCGTCGTCGTGGGCCGCGCGGTGACCAGAACCCGCGCAGTCGCCGACGAAGTCGGCGGCACCGCCCTTCCCGCGGACTTCGCGCGCTTCAGCGAAGTGCGCGAACTCGCTCAGCACCTGATCTCCCGCATTCCGCGGATCGACATCCTGGTCAATAACGCCGGTATCGTTGCGCCCAAGCGGCAAACGACGCCAGACGGTCATGAATTGACCGTGCAGGTCAATTTCCTCTCTCCTTTCCTGTTGACATCGCTTCTCCGGGAGAAGCTCCTGCGGGCCCCCTCCGCCCTTGTCATCAACACAGGCTCCAATCTCTACCGGTTCGGCAAGCTCGACCCGGACGACCTGGACCAGAATCGGCGCCGTTACGCACAGATGCGCTCGTACAACGCCTCGAAGCTGGCAAGTGTCCTACATGCCGCCGAGTTCAACCGCCGGGCACCGGACACCATGACCGCTGTCGCATTCCACCCCGGCACCGTCCGCTCCGGGCTCGACCGCAACTCCGCACTGATCACGGCAGCGAAGGCAAGCCGGATCGGGCGGCGCCTGACGCGGTCACCGGAGGAGGGCGCCGAGCCGATCATCAGGATCGCCACCACCGACCGCGGCGAACTGAGAAACGTCTTCTACAACCGGCTCGAGCCGGAGCCCCTGCGCGCCCCCGCCGCGGACCCGGATCTCGCTGCCCGGCTGTGGCAACGGGCCCACGAGCTCACCCACGCATCGGCATAA
- a CDS encoding IS982 family transposase — MTNDLNTLATALYARIDDELKASPWLAPARPAVGIAPRLSDAELLTLAVMSAVLGYTSERRWLRRVDQDFRHLFPRVPQQSGYNKRLRAASSLLISMIRILARDTSLWSDDVWLVDSTPVGCGCSRETAKRSDLAGWAQYGYCASHSRYFWGLRLHLVCTLGGLPVLFALTGAKADERETLRDMLDTAPDVTASHPGQTIIADKNYYGYEFEHDLAERHLVLLRPARKGEPERAGAHLFKPLRQVIESINQTLKGQFDLERHGGKSPRGVVARVLCRILALTAAVWHNDLTRQPVKRSLIAYDH; from the coding sequence GTGACGAACGACCTGAACACCCTCGCAACGGCACTGTACGCCCGGATCGACGATGAGTTGAAGGCTTCGCCGTGGCTGGCCCCGGCGCGGCCCGCGGTGGGGATCGCTCCCCGGCTCAGTGACGCGGAGCTGCTCACGCTCGCTGTGATGTCGGCGGTGCTCGGCTACACCTCCGAGCGGCGCTGGCTGCGCCGTGTCGACCAGGACTTCCGCCATCTCTTTCCCCGTGTGCCCCAGCAGTCTGGCTACAACAAGCGCCTGCGTGCCGCGTCGTCCCTGCTCATCAGCATGATCCGGATTCTGGCCCGGGACACCTCGCTGTGGAGCGACGACGTGTGGCTGGTCGACTCCACCCCGGTCGGCTGCGGATGTTCCCGGGAAACAGCCAAACGCTCGGACCTGGCCGGATGGGCCCAGTACGGCTACTGCGCATCCCACTCCCGGTACTTCTGGGGGCTGCGGCTGCACCTGGTGTGCACGCTCGGCGGCCTGCCGGTCCTGTTCGCGCTGACCGGCGCCAAGGCCGATGAACGCGAAACGCTGAGGGACATGCTCGACACCGCGCCGGACGTGACCGCCTCCCACCCCGGACAGACGATCATCGCCGACAAGAACTACTACGGCTACGAGTTCGAGCACGACCTCGCGGAGCGTCACCTCGTCCTGCTGCGGCCAGCCCGCAAGGGCGAGCCCGAGCGGGCCGGAGCGCACCTGTTCAAGCCCCTTCGCCAGGTCATCGAGTCGATCAACCAGACTCTCAAAGGCCAGTTCGATCTGGAACGGCATGGCGGCAAGAGCCCACGTGGCGTGGTCGCACGCGTTCTGTGCCGGATCCTCGCGCTGACCGCGGCCGTCTGGCACAACGACCTCACCAGACAGCCGGTCAAGCGATCACTGATCGCCTATGACCACTGA
- a CDS encoding DUF4232 domain-containing protein, with product MRVHKLTFAALVVAAGLSLTACQNDDDGSGKSDPSSASSASSSGGGSGSGGSDQGGGKDSGGKDSGGQGTAAGTGSDENGKVGKCRTDELEITAADRTIDGDGEGTVAVTLKNGGGRDCTVSGFAGVDLKTSEGALSAKRSGQPADSHILKDGESTYFGVNYPINDSGGSGVRVTGLVVTPPNETKSVTLDWPGGGTLPVTDGAGSPVKVGPIGGIGQGG from the coding sequence ATGCGCGTTCATAAGCTCACCTTCGCCGCCCTGGTCGTTGCCGCGGGTCTCTCGCTGACGGCCTGTCAGAACGACGATGACGGCTCGGGAAAGAGCGACCCGTCGTCCGCGTCGAGTGCGTCTTCCTCGGGCGGCGGTTCGGGCTCGGGCGGTTCGGATCAGGGCGGTGGCAAGGACTCCGGCGGGAAGGACTCCGGCGGGCAGGGCACGGCCGCCGGGACCGGCTCCGACGAGAACGGCAAGGTCGGCAAGTGCCGCACCGACGAGCTGGAGATCACGGCGGCGGACCGCACCATCGACGGCGACGGCGAGGGCACCGTCGCGGTGACGCTGAAGAACGGTGGCGGCCGGGACTGCACGGTCTCCGGGTTCGCGGGCGTCGACCTGAAGACCAGCGAGGGAGCGCTGTCCGCGAAGCGCAGTGGTCAGCCGGCCGACTCGCACATCCTCAAGGACGGGGAGTCGACGTACTTCGGCGTCAACTACCCGATCAACGACTCGGGCGGCTCCGGCGTCCGCGTCACGGGGCTGGTGGTGACTCCGCCGAACGAGACGAAGTCGGTCACCCTCGACTGGCCGGGCGGCGGCACCCTGCCCGTCACGGACGGCGCCGGCTCCCCGGTGAAGGTCGGCCCGATCGGGGGCATCGGCCAGGGCGGCTGA
- a CDS encoding M1 family metallopeptidase, whose protein sequence is MSRGKSGRAQAAPGGGAGADRSGDSYLPEHGNGGYRVTHYDLELTYRPNTGRLSGRARISAVAEPGAAGEPLSGFSLDLGAFRVDGVLVDGARAARYTHRADKLRIRPARPLPAGAPFTVEVRYVGVPRPVKTRHWGDLGWEQLEDGALVAGQPIGAPSWFPCNDHPADKASYRIAVTAPSPYTVVAAGTLDSSTVNASTTTWVYEHPAPMSSYLATVQIGLYDLVELTDAAVSPVPQRAAVPPRLRDRFDHDFARQPRMMAAFEDLFGPYPFDEYAVVVTDDELEVPVEAQTLAIFGANHVDGHRGCERLVAHELAHQWFGNSLSVADWGHIWLNEGFAKYAEWLWSEASGSVPAAVIAARTRARLADQPQDLLVADPGMPRMFDDRVYQRGALTLHALRTVLGDDTFFAVLREWTATYRHATVTTEEFTALARRRAAEPLDALFTAWLHTPRLPELPGPR, encoded by the coding sequence GTGAGCAGGGGCAAGAGCGGCCGGGCGCAGGCCGCGCCCGGCGGCGGCGCCGGGGCGGACCGGTCCGGGGACTCCTATCTGCCCGAGCACGGCAACGGCGGCTACCGGGTGACCCATTACGACCTGGAGCTGACCTACCGTCCGAACACCGGCCGGCTCTCGGGCCGCGCGCGGATCTCGGCGGTCGCCGAGCCGGGCGCCGCCGGCGAGCCGCTGTCCGGGTTCAGCCTCGACCTCGGCGCGTTCCGGGTCGACGGGGTGCTGGTCGACGGGGCCCGCGCGGCCCGCTACACCCACCGGGCGGACAAGCTGCGCATCCGCCCCGCGCGCCCGCTGCCCGCCGGGGCCCCGTTCACCGTGGAGGTGCGGTACGTCGGGGTGCCCCGGCCGGTGAAGACCCGGCACTGGGGCGACCTGGGCTGGGAGCAGCTCGAGGACGGGGCGCTGGTGGCGGGCCAGCCGATCGGCGCGCCGTCCTGGTTCCCGTGCAACGACCACCCGGCCGACAAGGCGTCGTACCGGATCGCGGTGACCGCGCCGTCGCCGTACACGGTGGTCGCCGCCGGGACCCTGGACTCGAGCACGGTCAACGCCTCCACCACGACCTGGGTGTACGAGCACCCGGCGCCGATGTCCAGCTATCTCGCCACCGTCCAGATCGGCCTGTACGACCTGGTCGAGCTGACCGATGCGGCCGTGAGCCCGGTGCCCCAGCGGGCGGCGGTACCGCCGCGGCTGCGCGACCGCTTCGACCACGACTTCGCCCGCCAGCCCCGGATGATGGCCGCCTTCGAGGACCTCTTCGGCCCGTACCCGTTCGACGAGTACGCCGTGGTGGTGACGGACGACGAGCTGGAGGTGCCGGTCGAGGCACAGACGCTCGCCATCTTCGGCGCCAACCATGTCGACGGGCACCGCGGCTGTGAGCGGCTGGTCGCCCATGAGCTGGCCCACCAGTGGTTCGGCAACAGTCTGAGCGTCGCCGACTGGGGCCACATCTGGCTGAACGAGGGCTTCGCCAAGTATGCCGAGTGGCTGTGGTCGGAAGCCTCCGGCAGCGTCCCCGCCGCCGTCATCGCGGCCCGCACCAGGGCCAGGCTGGCGGATCAGCCGCAGGACCTGCTGGTCGCGGACCCGGGCATGCCGCGGATGTTCGACGACCGGGTCTACCAGCGGGGCGCACTGACGCTGCACGCGCTCCGGACGGTCCTCGGCGACGACACCTTCTTCGCGGTGCTGCGGGAATGGACGGCCACGTACCGCCACGCCACCGTCACCACCGAGGAGTTCACCGCTCTCGCCCGGCGCCGCGCCGCGGAGCCTCTCGACGCGCTGTTCACCGCCTGGCTCCACACCCCGCGCCTGCCGGAGCTCCCCGGCCCCAGGTGA
- a CDS encoding Pls/PosA family non-ribosomal peptide synthetase, producing the protein MAVIDESQALIDESQALIDPLLAPAGEEPSAPPALFPGRGAHAERTLMDVLGETARRHPNAPAVDDGTAALSYRALLAEVERVRLRLVEAGLGVGDRVGIRVPSGTADLYVGILAVLAAGAAYVPVDAEDPDERAELVFSEAAVSVVLGDALEMTVRAEPHGVPGRPGPGDDAWIIFTSGSTGKPKGVAVTHRSAAAFVDAEAGLFLADEPMGPGDRVLAGLSVAFDASCEEMWLAWRRGACLVPAPRSLVRTGVDLGPWLVEQEITVVSTVPTLAALWPVEALDDVRLLIFGGEACPPELAERMAVEGREVWNTYGPTEATVVACAAQLTGEGPVRIGLPLDGWELAVVNARGEAVPMGEVGELVIGGVGLARYLDPAKDAEKYAPLPSLGWSRAYRSGDLVRAEEAGLLFVGRADEQIKLGGRRIELGEVDAALQALPGVAGAAAAVRTTKAGHQLLVGYVVPEEGTAEDGGEDTGTGFDQTDALERLRQALPAALVPLLAVVGTLPTRTSGKVDRAALPWPLPGVGTAGPADELTETESWLAELWGEVLGTPASGPDADFFAAGGGSLAAAQLVSRIRDRYPSGSVSDIYQNPRLGALARTLEASGGETTAPRTVRPVPGRTGVAQTLLMLPLLTVAGLRWGVAAAAVFNVLNLCGAAPYAPTVSWWWILLGWLFCVSPPGRIAIAAGGARLLLRGVKPGTYPRGGGVHLRLWTAERLAELSGATGLSGSWLTHYARALGVRVGDDVDLHALPPVTGMLKLGKGSAVEPEVDLSGHWLDGDRLRIGRIRIGAGATVGARSTLFPGARIGKRAEVAPGSGVTGAVPAGRRWAGVPAAKSGKAAHRRPEGRPARTRRWAFVYGLTSLGLTLLPALALLPALAVLTLFVRGTRDAGTALLHALAAVPLATVAGMVCYALFVLAGVRTLGLGLRAGHHPVHGRIAWQAWATERLMDMARVHLFPLYASLFTPVWLRALGMKVGRGVEASTVLALPSMTTVGDGAFLADDTMVASYELGGGRLRIAESRVGKMAFLGNSGMAVGGSSVPKRGLVGVLSAAPRGAKAGSSWLGMPPMKLPRAAAEGDQSRTYRPARRLKWARGAVELCRIVPVMGGAALAVLVLAAFGTLAARWGFAAAMAAGGVLLLAGGLLACAVAVLAKWLLMGRFRAAERPLWSSFVWRNELADTFVEVLAVPWLVGAVSGTPLMNWWLRGLGARIGRGVWCETYWLPEADLVRIGSGASVNRGCVVQTHLFHDRIMRMDQVVLEEGATLGPHGIVLPGATVGTCATVGPASLVMRGETLPAGTWWLGNPIAAWKPEKAQDMRKTEGTAK; encoded by the coding sequence ATGGCCGTAATAGACGAGTCCCAGGCACTGATCGACGAGTCCCAGGCACTGATCGACCCGCTGCTCGCACCCGCCGGGGAGGAGCCCTCGGCACCGCCCGCCCTGTTCCCCGGGCGCGGCGCCCACGCCGAGCGCACCCTCATGGACGTCCTCGGAGAGACGGCCCGTCGCCACCCGAACGCCCCTGCCGTCGATGACGGTACGGCGGCGCTCAGCTACCGTGCGCTCCTTGCCGAGGTGGAGAGGGTGCGGCTGCGGCTGGTCGAGGCGGGCCTCGGTGTCGGTGACCGGGTGGGCATCCGCGTCCCGTCCGGGACCGCCGATCTGTACGTCGGGATCCTTGCCGTGCTGGCCGCCGGGGCGGCCTATGTGCCGGTGGACGCGGAGGACCCGGACGAGCGGGCCGAGCTGGTCTTCTCCGAGGCCGCGGTGAGCGTGGTCCTCGGCGACGCGCTCGAGATGACGGTGCGCGCCGAGCCGCACGGCGTCCCCGGCCGCCCGGGGCCCGGCGACGACGCGTGGATCATCTTCACCTCCGGATCGACCGGCAAGCCCAAGGGCGTCGCCGTCACCCACCGCAGCGCGGCCGCGTTCGTGGACGCCGAGGCCGGGCTGTTCCTGGCCGATGAGCCCATGGGACCGGGCGACCGGGTGCTGGCCGGCCTGTCGGTGGCCTTCGACGCGTCCTGCGAGGAGATGTGGCTCGCCTGGCGCAGGGGCGCCTGCCTGGTGCCGGCGCCCCGGTCGCTGGTGCGCACGGGCGTCGACCTCGGCCCCTGGCTGGTCGAGCAGGAGATCACCGTGGTCTCCACGGTCCCCACGCTGGCGGCGCTGTGGCCGGTGGAGGCGTTGGACGACGTACGGCTGCTGATCTTCGGCGGCGAGGCGTGCCCGCCGGAACTGGCCGAGCGGATGGCGGTGGAGGGCCGCGAGGTGTGGAACACCTACGGTCCGACCGAGGCCACGGTCGTCGCGTGCGCCGCGCAGCTCACCGGCGAGGGCCCGGTGCGGATCGGGCTGCCGCTCGACGGCTGGGAGCTGGCGGTCGTGAACGCCCGGGGTGAGGCCGTGCCCATGGGCGAGGTCGGGGAGCTGGTGATCGGCGGGGTCGGGCTGGCCCGGTATCTCGACCCGGCGAAGGACGCCGAGAAGTACGCCCCGCTGCCGTCGCTGGGCTGGTCGCGGGCGTACCGCAGCGGTGACCTGGTACGCGCCGAGGAGGCGGGGCTGCTGTTCGTCGGTCGAGCCGACGAACAGATCAAGCTGGGCGGCCGCCGGATCGAGCTGGGGGAGGTGGACGCCGCGCTGCAGGCGCTGCCGGGCGTTGCGGGCGCCGCGGCCGCGGTACGGACGACCAAGGCGGGCCACCAGTTGCTGGTGGGCTATGTCGTGCCCGAGGAGGGCACGGCGGAGGACGGCGGCGAGGACACGGGCACCGGCTTCGACCAGACGGACGCGCTGGAGCGGCTGCGGCAGGCGCTGCCCGCCGCGCTGGTGCCGCTGCTCGCGGTGGTCGGCACGCTGCCCACCCGTACCTCCGGCAAGGTGGACCGGGCGGCGCTGCCCTGGCCGCTGCCGGGGGTCGGCACGGCCGGTCCGGCGGACGAGCTGACCGAGACCGAGAGCTGGCTGGCCGAGCTGTGGGGCGAGGTGCTGGGCACCCCGGCGAGCGGGCCGGATGCCGACTTCTTCGCGGCCGGCGGTGGCAGCCTCGCCGCCGCCCAGCTCGTCTCGCGGATCCGGGACCGCTACCCCAGCGGATCGGTCAGCGACATCTACCAGAACCCGCGGCTGGGCGCGCTCGCCCGGACGCTGGAGGCGTCGGGCGGCGAGACGACGGCCCCGCGCACCGTACGGCCCGTACCCGGGCGTACCGGTGTCGCGCAGACGCTGCTGATGCTGCCGCTGCTGACGGTCGCAGGGCTGCGCTGGGGTGTGGCCGCGGCCGCGGTCTTCAACGTGCTGAACCTTTGCGGTGCCGCCCCTTACGCGCCCACCGTCTCCTGGTGGTGGATCCTGCTCGGCTGGCTGTTCTGCGTCTCGCCGCCCGGCCGGATCGCGATCGCCGCGGGTGGTGCGCGGCTGCTGCTGCGGGGTGTGAAGCCGGGGACGTACCCGCGCGGCGGCGGCGTCCACCTGCGGCTGTGGACGGCCGAGCGGCTGGCCGAGCTGAGCGGTGCCACCGGCCTGTCCGGCAGTTGGCTCACCCACTACGCGAGGGCGCTGGGCGTGCGCGTCGGCGACGACGTCGATCTGCACGCGCTGCCGCCGGTGACCGGGATGCTCAAGCTCGGGAAGGGCAGCGCGGTCGAGCCCGAGGTCGATCTGTCCGGCCACTGGCTGGACGGCGACCGGCTGCGGATCGGCCGGATCCGGATCGGCGCGGGCGCCACGGTCGGCGCCCGCAGCACGCTCTTCCCCGGCGCCCGGATCGGCAAGCGCGCCGAGGTCGCCCCGGGGTCCGGGGTGACCGGTGCGGTGCCCGCGGGGCGCCGCTGGGCGGGCGTGCCGGCGGCCAAGTCCGGTAAGGCGGCGCACCGTCGGCCCGAGGGCCGGCCGGCCCGCACCCGCCGCTGGGCGTTCGTGTACGGGCTCACCTCGCTGGGGCTGACCCTGTTGCCCGCACTGGCGCTGCTGCCCGCGCTCGCCGTCCTCACGCTGTTCGTGCGGGGCACCCGCGACGCGGGCACGGCGCTGCTCCACGCGCTGGCCGCCGTGCCGCTTGCGACGGTGGCCGGAATGGTGTGCTACGCACTGTTTGTCCTGGCCGGGGTGCGGACGCTCGGCCTCGGCCTGCGCGCGGGTCACCATCCCGTCCACGGGCGGATCGCCTGGCAGGCATGGGCCACCGAGCGGTTGATGGACATGGCGCGGGTGCATCTGTTCCCGCTGTACGCCAGCCTGTTCACCCCGGTGTGGCTGCGGGCCCTCGGCATGAAGGTCGGGCGCGGGGTCGAGGCGTCCACCGTGCTGGCCCTGCCGTCGATGACCACCGTCGGCGACGGCGCGTTCCTCGCCGACGACACCATGGTCGCCTCCTACGAACTGGGCGGCGGCCGGCTGCGGATCGCGGAGTCGCGAGTCGGCAAGATGGCGTTCCTCGGCAACTCCGGGATGGCCGTGGGCGGCAGTTCGGTGCCCAAGCGCGGTCTGGTCGGCGTGCTGTCCGCCGCGCCCAGGGGCGCCAAGGCGGGCAGCTCGTGGCTCGGGATGCCGCCGATGAAGCTGCCGCGGGCGGCCGCGGAGGGCGACCAGAGCCGTACCTACCGTCCGGCGCGGCGGCTGAAGTGGGCCCGCGGCGCGGTCGAGCTGTGCCGGATCGTCCCCGTGATGGGTGGTGCGGCGCTCGCGGTGCTGGTGCTGGCCGCCTTCGGGACCCTCGCCGCACGGTGGGGATTCGCCGCGGCCATGGCGGCCGGCGGGGTGCTGCTGCTCGCGGGCGGTCTGCTCGCGTGCGCCGTGGCGGTGCTGGCCAAGTGGCTGCTGATGGGCCGGTTCAGGGCAGCCGAACGCCCGCTGTGGAGCTCGTTCGTGTGGCGCAACGAGCTGGCGGACACCTTCGTGGAGGTGCTGGCCGTCCCGTGGCTGGTCGGGGCCGTGTCCGGTACGCCGCTGATGAACTGGTGGCTGCGGGGCCTCGGCGCGCGCATCGGGCGCGGGGTGTGGTGCGAGACGTACTGGCTGCCGGAGGCCGATCTGGTACGGATCGGCTCGGGCGCGAGCGTGAACCGGGGGTGTGTGGTACAGACCCATCTCTTCCACGATCGGATCATGCGCATGGACCAGGTGGTGCTGGAGGAGGGCGCCACCCTGGGCCCGCACGGCATCGTGCTGCCGGGCGCCACGGTCGGCACATGTGCCACGGTGGGGCCGGCGTCGCTGGTGATGCGCGGCGAGACGCTGCCCGCGGGCACATGGTGGCTCGGCAACCCGATCGCGGCGTGGAAGCCGGAGAAGGCGCAGGACATGCGGAAGACGGAGGGTACGGCGAAGTGA